Below is a window of Chloroflexia bacterium SDU3-3 DNA.
TTCTGCGAGACCCATCGGCGACGTGGAGTACTATACCATAGGGGTGCGAATATTGCAAATCGGTCACATTGCGCCCGTTTAGCGCGCTGCGATGCGCAATAGTGAGGTTTGGCCACTCGCCGCGCCGAGGCGGATTTTTAAGCAATTGTAAAGCGACGGGACAAAAAACCGGCGGGGCAGCACGCCGCCCCGCCGGTGCGTCTCGTTTGGCCATATGGCTAGCGGACGCGGCCACGGTTGAAGAGGTTAACAATGCCGAGCAGGACGACCGCGCCGATGAACGAGACAAACAGCGACCACAGGCTGAAGTTGCCATCGTTCAGGTTGACGTTCGAGCCGGGCAGGAAGCTGAACAGGAGGCCGCCCAGGAACGCGCCGACGATGCCGACCACGATGTTGAGGGTCGCGCCCTGCTGGGCGTCCGTGCGCATCACCAGGCTCGCCAGCCAGCCGACCAGCGCGCCAAACAGCAGCCACAGGATGAAGTTAATCATGCTCGTTTCTCCTTAACGAGTTCTGCGCCTCTGCGCATTGCATCTCTGCTGCTCGTTAAAGCAACTGGCGTGCCACGGGTTGGCCGGATGATAAAAAAGCTCCCCACGCTCGCGTGGGGAGCCGTCTCTCGCGAAGGCCCTATGGCGCACCCGCCGCCTCACTCCTCCAGCGGGACAATCGCGATGACCTGCTGCACCACCGCAGGCAGCTCGGCGGGTGTGAAGTAATACATAGGGCTGTTGAGGCTGAGGGAGTTGCACTGAAAAAGTACCGAGATCTTTGCCGGATCGGGGGTGCGCATGCTTAGCAACACGCTCTGGTGTGCCGACGAGCACCACAGTCGGCGGAAGCCGACCACCACCCGCAGCCACCATCAGCGGCAATGCATCATCAAAGCGCGGCTGGGACATCTTCCAGACCGCCCGCAAGCAACACCGCATGCCCGTGATTGGCCCGCCCATGGAACTGCGAGTGCTTTGCTGGAGGTGAGGATCACCATGCCGCACAAAAGGCGCAAAAAACAGCCGCTCACTGATGCACAAAAGGCGGACATTCAAACCCTTGCGCGGCGGCGCGTGCGGATTGAGCATATCATCAACGCGATCAATCGTTGTGCTATCGTGAACAATGATCTTCGCCTTCGTGCCGGCCATATCCGTGACACTATGATGGAAATCTGCTGTGAACTCCATAATATTCAGATTTCTTTTGTTCTCTAAAAAATAGCCACACAAGCTTCTATAAAGCCTAATTTAATCAATTAGAAATTAAATTACCTGAATATAATCCATAAATTGATTTCTTAAGCATTTACAGTTATCACAATATCATAACCAACAAAATAATTTTTTAATAATTATCCGTTGTGATCTTTAAAATTGAGCAAACTACTTATATCTTAATCCAATCAAAATACCCTTAAATATATCCGCCCAAAAACTCAACCCAATTACAATATAAGTAAATTCACTCTATCCTTCAAATAATAAATATCTTATAATAAACAGTTATTCAAAGCCCATAATGAAGTATATACCCATCTCTCTCACCAGCCAACCGCGAAAGATTGATAATATTTTGAATATACTGAATTAAATGAGAACGATTAATAAAAATATCCTCATAGTAACCTTCTCCTTCATTTCCCATATCGTCAATATCGCTTACCCAGTCACCAGTTAGATGAACATCTTCAGGAGCAAATTCAAATAAATTCACCCAAACCTCACAAATTGACACAAATTTACTAATTTCAGAAGGTTCAATAATTGTAGGCCCAAAAAGATTTAAACCCAAAAAAGATTTACTACTACTTACGGGATTAATTGTATTTAACCACTTTAAAGTATCATTTATATAGCTTATGATTTCATTGGGTACAAAAATAACATTATTAGATTTTTTCGACAAAATATCATTAAAATCAAAAAAGGAAGAAAACTCATCAAAATCTATAATTGTGAATAAATGGTCATTTCCATTCATATTAATACCCCTACTATGCACTAAAACTATATCTTACAGAAATGTGATTATAAACTATTCCGAAATAGATTCACCCCTATCATATTTTCGGCGACCCACAGATCACAGTCTTAATTCGACTGATGATAGTTAACATACTAAAAAAGCCATACACCCATAGATAACCTCCTGCTGAACAAATCCCTCATTTTCGAGAGGGATAAGATGTTATTTATCGGCTCCAAAGCCAATGAGGTACGGATATGGCTTGCGTTGGAACGACAAACGCACTACACGGCGATCATTCGGCAGAAGCAGGGCGATATTTGTGGGCATCCCTACCTGCTTATTATGGCAAATGGGGTGTTTGCTTCTTCAATTTCTGGTCGGCCTACCCAGCATTTCTTCCGTCCAAACACAACCATGCAGTGGGCAGGGGAAATGGGAGAAACCGCCTATATCGAACACTTGAACCACATGCCCCGACAGCATTGTGCCAATCTCGTGCACAAAACCCTGCCTTCAGCAAAGCCCGCAAATTCCAAAAACGCCGCATCCGCTTGTTTTTCGACCATTATAACAAGCAGATTGAACAACATGCTTACAGTTTAGTTTGGACCACTACCGTGTTTGGTCGACCCAGTGTTCGTTCCGCAGGAATGATGGCGGTCAAAGTTCTTGCTTGCTAGTTGCAATCCAACC
It encodes the following:
- a CDS encoding transposase family protein → MLSNTLWCADEHHSRRKPTTTRSHHQRQCIIKARLGHLPDRPQATPHARDWPAHGTASALLEVRITMPHKRRKKQPLTDAQKADIQTLARRRVRIEHIINAINRCAIVNNDLRLRAGHIRDTMMEICCELHNIQISFVL
- a CDS encoding GlsB/YeaQ/YmgE family stress response membrane protein, yielding MNFILWLLFGALVGWLASLVMRTDAQQGATLNIVVGIVGAFLGGLLFSFLPGSNVNLNDGNFSLWSLFVSFIGAVVLLGIVNLFNRGRVR